In Chryseobacterium gleum, a single genomic region encodes these proteins:
- a CDS encoding rhomboid family intramembrane serine protease, giving the protein MFNNIPPITRNIIIINVVVFILTYFMGNQMIGYLAGFYPFSPFFHSWQIITHMFMHGSIMHILFNMMTLFSFGPILEQTLGDKKYLLLYFASGLGAFFLFNAWNFVEVQQLSRELEQLGFNVNAYLSGASVEFAGNTSSVLKQKELLESLKAIVATPMVGASGAIFGVVAAFATLYPDAKIGIMFIPVPMKVKYLLPVIVVISIYLGVSGNGGGIAHLAHVGGALVGWLLALNWKKHLYRFN; this is encoded by the coding sequence ATGTTTAACAATATACCGCCCATTACAAGGAATATTATTATCATCAATGTTGTAGTATTTATTTTGACTTACTTCATGGGAAACCAGATGATTGGCTATCTTGCGGGCTTTTATCCTTTCTCACCATTTTTCCATTCATGGCAGATTATTACTCATATGTTCATGCATGGAAGTATTATGCATATTTTATTCAATATGATGACACTCTTTAGTTTTGGGCCAATTCTGGAACAAACCTTAGGTGACAAAAAATATTTGCTTTTGTATTTTGCAAGTGGCTTAGGTGCATTTTTTCTTTTTAATGCATGGAATTTTGTTGAGGTTCAACAACTTTCCCGTGAACTGGAGCAGCTAGGATTCAATGTAAATGCTTATTTGTCCGGAGCAAGTGTTGAATTTGCAGGAAATACGAGCTCTGTTCTTAAACAGAAAGAATTACTGGAAAGTTTAAAAGCTATTGTTGCTACCCCAATGGTAGGTGCTTCCGGCGCTATTTTCGGAGTAGTCGCTGCATTTGCCACATTATATCCGGATGCGAAAATTGGGATTATGTTTATCCCGGTTCCTATGAAAGTAAAGTACCTGTTACCTGTTATTGTTGTGATTTCAATATATCTTGGGGTTTCAGGAAACGGCGGAGGCATTGCCCATCTGGCTCACGTAGGTGGTGCTCTGGTAGGATGGCTGTTAGCTCTAAACTGGAAAAAACACCTGTACCGGTTCAATTAA